In Eleutherodactylus coqui strain aEleCoq1 chromosome 4, aEleCoq1.hap1, whole genome shotgun sequence, the following are encoded in one genomic region:
- the LOC136625525 gene encoding claudin-3-like, which translates to MSMGLEILGVALSIIGWLGAVVSCALPMWKVTAFIGNNIVVAQIIWEGLWMNCVVQSTGQMQCKVYDSLLALPQDLQAARALIVISIIIAILGVLISIIGAKCTNCVQDESAKAKIMIVSGVIFILSGLMTLIPVSWSANAIIRDFYNPLVVDAQKRELGASMYIGWAASALLMLGGAMLCCTCPPKQEKYPASRVAYSAARSTNPGYDRKDYV; encoded by the coding sequence ATGTCTATGGGACTTGAGATCCTAGGTGTGGCCCTGTCCATTATCGGCTGGCTTGGTGCGGTTGTTTCTTGTGCTCTTCCTATGTGGAAGGTGACTGCCTTTATTGGCAACAACATTGTGGTGGCCCAGATCATCTGGGAAGGACTGTGGATGAATTGTGTAGTGCAGAGTACTGGGCAAATGCAATGTAAAGTCTACGATTCTCTACTCGCACTTCCTCAAGATCTACAAGCCGCTCGAGCTTTGATTGTCATCTCCATCATCATAGCTATCCTTGGAGTCCTCATCTCCATCATTGGAGCCAAGTGCACCAACTGTGTTCAAGATGAGTCCGCAAAGGCCAAGATCATGATTGTATCAGGGGTTATCTTTATTCTTTCAGGACTCATGACCCTCATCCCTGTCTCTTGGTCAGCCAATGCAATTATCCGTGATTTCTATAACCCTCTAGTTGTGGATGCTCAAAAGAGGGAGTTGGGAGCCTCTATGTACATTGGGTGGGCAGCTTCGGCTCTTCTAATGCTTGGAGGTGCCAtgctctgctgcacttgcccACCAAAACAGGAGAAATACCCTGCGTCAAGAGTGGCTTATTCAGCAGCCAGGTCCACAAATCCTGGATATGATCGAAAAGACTATGTTTAA